In Nitrospirota bacterium, the following are encoded in one genomic region:
- a CDS encoding CBS domain-containing protein, producing MPFIGEFFVSEVLNKPVLDPSGEEIGKLRDMPVATGEVFPHITGLILSKKKKTFLLECESLNMFNKRIISSRVFASSIREYEIKETDLLIIRDILDKQIVDINGIKVVRVNDVKISEVDGCPCMVAVDIGFSGILRRLGVEKRWLGKMISYRIPHNLISWNYIQPIEPKLARLSLTVTRQAIGGMHPADIAHIISQVPEKERAAIFHTLDAETAAEALHELEPTVQASIIGGLDKRQASNIIQEMPPDEAADLLADLPAEKAMEFIGLMEREDAEELQELLSHDEDTAGGLMTTEYIAYPPDITVADAMERFRKDATEVETIYYIYVTEADEKLIGVISLRELLLALPETTLSEIMTTQLKTISPLTDEKEVAETISKYNLVALPVVDDKDRLLGIVTVDDILDFIVPTEAKRKRRRV from the coding sequence ATGCCTTTCATAGGAGAGTTCTTTGTAAGTGAGGTTCTCAATAAACCAGTTCTTGACCCCTCCGGTGAAGAAATAGGTAAATTGAGGGATATGCCAGTTGCTACTGGAGAAGTCTTCCCGCATATAACCGGACTTATCCTCTCAAAAAAGAAAAAGACATTTCTTCTTGAATGTGAATCCTTAAACATGTTCAATAAAAGGATAATATCATCCAGAGTGTTTGCTTCAAGTATAAGAGAATATGAAATAAAGGAGACCGATCTGTTAATCATCAGGGATATACTCGATAAACAGATAGTTGATATAAATGGAATAAAGGTGGTAAGGGTAAACGATGTCAAGATCTCAGAGGTTGACGGATGTCCATGTATGGTTGCAGTAGATATCGGGTTTTCAGGGATACTCAGACGCCTCGGTGTAGAAAAAAGGTGGTTAGGAAAGATGATAAGCTACAGGATACCCCACAACCTTATAAGCTGGAACTACATACAGCCTATAGAACCCAAACTTGCAAGGCTTTCACTTACAGTAACACGACAGGCAATAGGCGGTATGCATCCTGCAGATATAGCCCACATAATAAGCCAGGTGCCGGAAAAAGAGCGGGCTGCTATTTTCCATACACTCGATGCTGAAACTGCTGCAGAGGCGCTTCACGAACTCGAACCAACAGTTCAGGCGTCCATAATCGGAGGACTAGATAAAAGGCAGGCGTCTAACATAATACAGGAGATGCCTCCTGATGAAGCTGCGGATTTGCTTGCTGACCTCCCAGCGGAAAAGGCAATGGAGTTTATTGGACTTATGGAAAGGGAAGACGCAGAAGAACTTCAGGAACTTCTCTCACACGATGAGGATACTGCTGGAGGACTTATGACAACTGAATATATCGCCTATCCTCCAGATATTACGGTTGCCGATGCTATGGAGCGGTTCAGAAAGGATGCTACTGAAGTAGAGACTATCTATTACATCTATGTCACTGAAGCGGATGAAAAGCTGATCGGAGTCATCTCCCTGAGAGAACTCCTGCTGGCACTCCCTGAAACAACACTTTCAGAGATTATGACAACACAACTTAAGACAATATCTCCACTGACAGATGAAAAGGAAGTAGCTGAGACCATATCCAAATATAATTTAGTAGCACTCCCTGTTGTGGATGATAAAGACAGATTGCTCGGAATAGTAACTGTAGATGATATTCTTGATTTTATTGTCCCCACCGAGGCAAAGAGAAAGAGGAGAAGGGTATGA